Genomic window (Arachis hypogaea cultivar Tifrunner chromosome 13, arahy.Tifrunner.gnm2.J5K5, whole genome shotgun sequence):
AAAAGTATTCTTGCTCTCAGCCAAATGTGAGAAAATTCATATAAGTTTGCTCAAATAAACTGCATGATGAATTGTCTTACCAGTGATTTACTAGTTGATGGACGCCAGCATCATTTGAGCAAACATGAGCTTTTGCTAACTTCCAAATCCAGTGTGTCGTGGCATCATGACCGTGTGTGTAAACTCGCTTATTTTGCACAGATGGAGGAGTTTGGGGAAGTGAAAGCTCAATAGCTATAGGACACAGCATACCAGTCTTTGCATAGAAGAGAATAGTCCTGGATGCATAAGCTTTCCTCCCAGGTAAGGAGTTCATCTtcttcatgaatggcagaagcaTGTCATGATAATCAATGATAAATAGTCTCTTCTCCTCCATAGCCTATCAACATAAAAATGAAACGTATTAGAGATAACCGAGTTTAAGATAAAAACATGCCAAACAACAGTGGAAGAAATATACATCAAACCTTTTCAAAGCTCATTCCACCAAGTTCTTGCTCTAATAGTTCCTTTGTGATGGCTGATTCCGGAGGGCCATACACAGCAGGATCTAGTTTGCTGCGGATAGGAAATTCCTGTGGAAACTAGAGAGATTAAGTAAACAAACCAAAAGTAAACAATACAAGAAAGTTATGAAAACAACCTTCAACAGCTCAATATTCACTGGATTGACCCCAGCTAAGGCTTGCCTTGCAAATTCATTGTCCCGCAACCAAGAAAATCTATCTCCTGTAACAGAACACAAACAAGTGAAAAAAGAGTGTATTGAGAAGTACAAGCTTGTGTAATGAGGCCTACTAGGCACTAGCATTAGCATACTTTTAATTACAGCAGGGATTTCATATTTCAATAATCGCTCTCCAGCACTGATGACTTGATTCATGACCTTTCCGAGCAAGAGATCTTGTACTCCACCTCTCTGCTGCTCTTCATCTCTCAAAACAACACCATCCGTGTAAAGCTTGTCGATGTCGGAGAAACAGTTGAAAGAAATGTCTGATCTGGACATGGTTGCTGCTATTGAGGGTATAAGATTGTGGAACAAGGCCTTCAACCTCCCAGCAGAGAATGTGTTCTGTTTAATTTCTTCAAAAGTTTCATCCCTTGGCACATACACAGGGTGAGGCTTCTCAATTCTACTCTCACATAGTGGATCTAACATCATCCATCACACAACACATCATGCACACTCCATTGGACAAGCTATGAGAAATTGCATGTCTCATTTGACAACTGCTATATTTTATCCCACTAGATAGGGTCGGTTACATACCTGAAGCGGTGCGAGGTCTGCCGGATCTACATCGGCGAGGATAAGGCCTCTCTGGACCCCCAAGAACTGGCCTAGCAAGTTCCTCGTCCTTATCAGGGTTGCCTAAGTCATTGTAGGTAGCATAGTCATAGATTCTATCATGCTGCTTTCTCTCACCTTTGCCAGTTCCCCTTATGCTTAATAAGTCCTCAAGCCTAAGATCTTTGATTCCAGGTGGTGTCTGCGAAGGTAAGTATGCCTATCCACAAACATAATAATGTTATAGACTCTAGAtttatgtctttttttattaCCACATTCATCCACTAATAAGAATCAAATGGACTGAAGGAATAATGTTGTCACTGACTTGGTTGTTGAATATGATTCTGCTTTTGGGGTTGTCGTTTCGTGAATGAATCCATGTGTTGGCTGGGAAGAAAATGGGTCCTCCGCTGAATCCATGAATGACAACATTCAAGAGGTAGAACTCTTTGGCGTGGAGGTTGGTGATGAGAAGAGCTCCGGGGCTCCCAAAGTCACTTGGCACTCTCAACTCAGCAGAGTATTCCACAATGTAGGAAACCTTTGAAGGTTTTGGTAGCCACCCTTTGACGTAGGATTCTACGCTTTTTCTCGAATTTGTAACTGAAAATAACGATAATAACAGAATCAATGAGAACATTTATTACAGGCAAGAAATTTAGAAATCTAAGGAAAATGTTTTTGCTTTTGTCTATtccatatattatattttaagctGTTTTTGTGTTTATTAGTGTTTTCTTTTTCTCAAAATAATTAtctcttttacttttaaaatttattgaaaaattaatctatctacaaaattattttaaaggaAGAAATATGTTACTAAAACCAATTATTAAATTCTGAATGAAAAATAACACCAACGAAAAGCttttatgaatttaacataattaattagttcatgttttttaaatgttttattaCCCTGGAAAAGTGTAAAGTATATTTCCCTTAAAGTCAGCAGAAGGAAAAAGTATAATGCCCTTTTTAATCTCTCAATCATGAGTTCAAATAATGTTTATAGTTATAGATCATCTCATGTCTAAttgattctttatttcttgtCGCCTAAAGATAAATTAAGCATTTTTTCCGTTGAAACTTTGCACGGTAATGACCCAAACTTATGCCGTGGCTAGTATAAGGTAGAAGTGGCCAAATAAAAATCCATAAACAAAACACATCACGATTAACAAGTGGatgatagaataataaataaacgcAACACACGCAATTCAGAACTCAACAAAACTAACCTTTAGAAATAAGATAggaaatgataaataaataactcTTGCCTAAAATAATATCAGTAATCCAGGAGTCaatatattttgtaatttataattatcaattagtcattagtaatatttttaataatataaaattatatttaatgatataaaattacaCACTCTTTTTTCCTGCTAATTAAATACTAgttagattttaataaaagtactaatTCCTTAAACCTTTTCAAATACTATTTTTACATCTATTTTTCTTCCCTCtctctaatattaatatatggatatttaattatttatcatataTGTTTCTTGTGTTATTTTGGGAATAATTAATCAAAACATGGCTATTATTAGCAGTAAAGATATAACTTTGTCAAAAGCTGGTGCAGAGTGCAGATCAAAACAGTTTTACTCTTTATATAAGTTCAATTATTCTTTAAGATTTATATATGAAATCAAAACCTTAGGATTGTAATTTGTAAACAAAGCTAAGCTTAGGATCTAATAAGCACAGAATTAGGAAACTATTACCGGGGTCAATTTGGTCACTGATGAGTTGAATCTGAATGCCTTGACCAACACCGTTGATGAAGTATTCCCACTGATCCTCCAATTTATCAGTGAGATTCTCCTTTATCTTCTTCCTTATTGTCATCACAGCCTTCACTTCTATCCCCTCATCACTCCTTCCAGAAGAAACCACGGAACCATTGCTGTCTTTGCTCGTCTCCAAGAACGAAGAATAAGTTGATGTTACTGTCTGACTCTGACTCTGACTCTGACCCTGACCTGCACCTCCGCCGCCGATCTCAGCTTTGACCACCGGCCTCCGCCGGGAAGGAAGTAAAGGAATCCTCCTGTAGGCGGAGAAGGGCGGAGATGGGCGGCATAGGGCATTGTTGTGATGAGAGAGATTGGAGAAGTTAGGAGGATTGAGAACAAACATGTTATGTTTAGTTAAGTTGACGAAACGagccaataataagaatagtGAGCATATGATTTAtgtgatatttattatattaatactgAATTGAATAGCGATCACATGACGTCGTCATGTGTCCTTTCTTGTTTATTTAATGGATTTGATCGTCTGGGAGTTATGGAACGGCTGTGTCGAGTGCAGAGTACATTGCACAATTGGAGTGTGAAGTGGATGTGCCATTATTCGGTAAATAGACTACTACTACTGCCACACTAAACGTGCAAAATGATTAAAATGGGAAgagtttttaataaattaaatatattgatAATGCATTAATTAAACTAAGCACGGGTTGATATAATATTGATTTAAACAAGTATCTTAATATCTTAAAATTATACATCTATTCCACATATTACGTGATAGATAGATAGTTGTTAAGGTATATACATCTCAATGCATTGTTAAAAGAAGGGTCTTGATGCAATTGCACAAGAAGATGCATTCCAATTTCCAGCTCCATGAAGAGTTTCTAATTTAGTTATATTGACATGTTTTGTGTACTTAATAGTTCCGGTGTAGTATGCGCAAAATGGATGAATTgcttactagtctttttctcttCAATATTACTATTGTTTTTTGTATATAACTGCAGATGAAAGTGGATATTCTATCTCAAATCAGAACATGTAATAATACACTTCAATGACTTACGGTTAAAAAATGTATTGCAGGAAACTGAAGCATTTCAcgtgatttattaaaaaaaaaaaagtaaaagtatatTATCTCGAGTCAAGTTAAACCTTCTTGATGATGGTGGGTAATGCTATTTATAAGAATTCGTAAGTCGTAACTCTGCAAAGACTACAATTATAGAATGAAAAATGTTAATTTTGTGCACTTTCAGCTAATAAAATTAGCCCATTACACATCATAATTCGttattttcttgaaatttttattACCTGACAATTTAAAACTTATTAGTTAtcgtttataaaaattaatctcatAATAAAATCTGGAGTACTATATGCTGCACCTAAGTATTTCCAATCTAAACGTGCTCAATAATGGAGTCAACAGATGATTAAAATATTTTCATAGTCGACGACGCAGACTGATTCCACAAACATTGCTTTTCCAATTTTCGAGTGATTGATCATTTTGTGTAATTATTCCTTTGTCATTTTAtgagtttttcatttttttctttattcataattttatcttttatttggaTGATTCATTGAATAATgctaatgaaaactaaaaaggCGATGCTGATTGCTGACTAAATCTGGATAACACTTAGAAACTTTGGATACTGTTATAAGCATAGCATGCGTATGCGTATGCGTATGTGGTCCTTATATGAAAATAACATTAGTGTTGATAGCACCGAAAAACTTGTTCCCCTAATCACCTTACAAGAAAGAAACGATTGTTGCTTGAATCAAATTCGAATTCGCACTTTGTCAGAAATGGAACATTGAAATTGTGTAGTATTGCCCTTTAACAACGATGATTAACACCTACGAAACGAAACAGTACAATTTTGGTTATAACAGTAGCACTTTACAATAACTTGCTGGTAAGGCTAATTTGAAAATTCAAGATAATCTTATTTAGAACTAGAGAATAGATACATAGACCGACTTCCAAGAATGTTTCAATATCACAAATAAAAATTAGAACTTTCTTGTAGAAGTGCcattaaaaattaactatatcCAGTTATCAACATGACGTCTGTAGTTACAGTTGCATTCCAAAATCCCTGCTAGTTGTTCAATTACTTGTCAAAAGGATATGGAGTTTGTTCACTCCCTTCCCGTcctatttcttcttttcttccccaaCTTTGGGAACATTTCAGTGCCCAAGATCATGACATGATAATTAATATTATACATGGTGAACAAAAGTATATATACTTTTTCAGCCACTCACAACTTTCATAGCCATACCAAGCCCAACATCACTTGTTCTTGGTCAAATTTCCAATGTTAACATCAGAGCACAAAATAGAAATGGTAACAACATTGAAGTCTCATTTTATCTTGGTCCAGTGTCCTTTCAGAAATTTTAGCACCGATCATCATCTCACTTCGCTCATTTCTTGCCTTTACGAGCAAGAAATCGTTCTCTAGCCGCTTGGATTCTACTTTCACTGTCATCAACACCAGCAGTAACTTCAACATTTTTTTTCGGCAAATCTGGTATATTTCTCTCGTTCTCCTCCTCAACAGGACCAGTTCCACCACTGATTCAGACAATGGAATTAGTGTCAACAATCGCATCCTTTTAAAACCGaaaagaagggaaaaagaaaaaagctccAATTGCGGTATTTTGTTCAAAGCTCAGAGACATCAAATTGAGTTACCTTAGTTTGTATACGTCAAGTGTCTTAAGCTTGTTAATAACAGGTACAACCCATCTCATCTCAACAGAACATACATTTCTCATGTATGGACGTGGAGTTGCAATTAGCTCATGGTACACAACATAGTCTGGAAACTTCCCCAGATCATCAGCTTTCAGAACAGACGATGGATGTACCTAGTACACATTACAGATTCAGGTATCTAAATATCTATCATTTAGTTAAAATTGAAAACAGGGAAGTGTATGGATTTAAGGGAAGCCATTGAAAGAATAAAAAGTATAAAAGTCAAAGCTCGCCAACACAACATGAAATAATATTTAGCAATGTGTTGCTAAAAGCAATGTGACATGCAATAGCAAGTGATCGGTCAAGAACTATCTATTCCAAAAGCTTAAGTTGATGGGTAGTGAGTAAACTTGCTCTTATTAATATTACCTGGACTACTTGGCCTTGAAAACCCAAAGTTCGATAACCATTGTGATGCATTTTCCTTTCAGCCAGCTGATTTGCATATCCCACACATAGAGCCTTCCTCAAATTTCGATAATCCTGTCGAGACTCTCCCCTTCTCCTATCGAGTGGTCCTATTGCAAGGTTGAAAAATGTAAGTAAAGGGGAGGAAAGGGAAACAGGAGAAGGAAATACACACACACAAAAGAAAAGAGATATTCTTTCCCCGTGATgtaattccacttttattattattttattattatttatcttttttgacAAAGGGGTAATATTAGATTGGATATCATCATATGCTAAAGTGGAAACCAATAGTTTCTGTAGATCTTTACTGAAAACAGCATGATAATACTGGAAACAACAAACTGAGCCCTGAATGCAAGAAAACCATCAATTACTTTCTATCCACTTTTATTAGTTTAAGCATGCATGACAAGTAACAAAAAGAGATTTGACCAGGATACCCTTGGATTATAAGATAATTATGTGCAAAGGAGACTAACACAGTTCTCAACTTGAAGATGCTTTATTGTCAAACCAAATAGATCCAACTGTTAGTATGAACGTATACTATTTAGTTTTCAACAGAAAGTGTATTCTACAGTCTACACCGTACAAAGCAACGCTTAGAAAGTATGTTCGGAATGCCTGATCCCAAGATGACATTAGGGGAAATGTAAATTGAGCTCCAGAgccccaaaagacattacagtaaaCACAACTTGTTCAAGCAACATTACTGTTGATGAATATAAATCTAAAACTGACGTTCTAAAATTAATGTTCAAAACTTCATtctattcataaatcattcaacaAAATTACCCAAGTTCACATCAACAGAAGTAGGATGAACTGGAAGCAGACAGAAAAGAGCAAGTACAACATGTCCCATTTAAATTTCAGTCAACCACTATTTCACACTTCTTTTAAATGCACAAATTGCCACATGAGTTTCAAAAATAAtccattaaacaaaaaatttcaaaatcaggCAAAAAGTCACTTTCTGCATGCAGTTTCCTCAGGAATATGGAACACAAACCTTTTGCTATTTTCTGCATTATCTGAGATAACTGCTTACGGACATCTCTAACAAACAGCATCCCTCGCACCTGCAATTAGTTAATTCCAGAATAATCACATATACCATTCATTAAGTAAAACACCCAAAAAAATGTCTAAGATGTGTTTCTCTTCGTATTTTATATGGGACTCCTGAAAACAGGAAATTTTAGATGAATGTTAGTGAAGTAGAACTGCAAACATGCATTCTCATCAACATCAAGAACTAACAATAAATGTCTTTATCCAAAGCCAGGAAGATCTTATATATCTGCACAGCCAGCTGTTTTGATTATGTGACAAGGAATACCCTAATACTCCACAAGAGTGGTAAACTTGAGACTAAATATTCATCAACAGACTTCCTAGGGTTACCTGTAAGCCATTGTCTTTGCACCAACCAATGTCATAATCAGTTTGATCCCAGCACTCAAATATCTGCAGCAATTGTATGTGATCACCCAAGCCAAAGCCATCAGGAAGGTTGGGCTCTGGGTGTTTCCTCTTTTTCTCAGTTTTGCTGAATCAGTGGAAAGTTGTAACAGCTCAGTCAGTCAGTCCTTGAAAAAGGAAACTGCACAAAACTACATGCAAGGCATATTCCAGAATTTTGATAGTTGCTATATGCATTATCCATCCATTACTATTGTAAAACATGTTTTATAAGATGCAGTCTGTTAAAATTCAATCATGTGTATTTATTTGTAGGGAATGCTAACCTCGTCACTTGTGTGATGGTGTTAGCATCCACACTTTAGACAGGAccaagaaataatttttttttttcattttaagagtGTGCAAGACTTGTGGATAAGAGGTACTTTGTCCATAAACTGAAAGGAAAGACCAACATGGCTGAGGCTTTTCAGAGACAAAGTGTGAATTTGCAGCACGGTTAACTTTATGTTTATGAGAGAGGATTCtgtaacaacaaaagaaagtctAATCCCTCTAGATGGGATTAACTACATAGATTAGATTATTTCATAAATGATATCAATTGTTAAACATGCAAAAGTCTTTAAACCCTTTTGATGATTCACCTTCTAACTTGCTCTTTGTTACCTTTCACCAAATCTACCCTTCCTGTTGGGACTTTTACAGAACTTCTCCAAACACGTGCATATCACTTAAGGCGAAATTATACCATCTTTTCAAAATAGGTCCCATATGAGCTCTTCCTCTAATGCATTTGTCCTTGATCCTAGGATGTCAAACTAATCAACACAATTTTTGTGGTATATTATCTTTTCACAGATATGTGACTTGTGGTATAATATCTTCCCTGATTTTACCTCTAAGCTACAATTTTTGTaccttgatatttttttttttacattcccAATACTCTATGTTACTTCTACTTTTGAAATCATGTGATTCCAAAGCCTATCTCTGCAGCTCTATCTTTTCATTATCTCCTCTCTTAATTCTTTCAATAGTAATATATCATCAGCTATCACGATTTCTATAAGCCAGGAAAAATAAAATGCCTTAATATACACAAGTTTTGTGCATTTATGCAAAAGGAAAGAGAATGGTTTGTTATCTAGTTGAAAAtgcatgagagagagagagagaatgagagagagaaCCTCCGCCCTGGTAGCAATGTAGTTTCAGCTGATAACATGGCAGCAACAGTCAAAGCCTCAGGTATGCAACCATAATCATTTGCCTCCATCAAGGTTCGTGATAAGGAAGGTTCTAATGGAAGCTCTGCAtagaattttaaaacaaaaaattaaaattaaaattaataaagttAGAAAGAAAATAGTGCACAAGGAACTTGTTGAAATACTCATTCAGACTGACATCTCATGATGAAGATAATGATAGTGAAATGCATGATTTCTCCagactaatttaaaattcaaccaaaaaaagaaaaggggaaaTAACTACCAGCCATTTTCTGTCCAATACTTGTAATTGCACCATTTTCATCAATAGCATCAATCAGATATAATTGCTTCAAGGCATCTTGTAAGGACTCAGCTGCAGAAAAGCAGTCATTCATCACCAAGTTATAGTCGAGTAAAATCCACTAAATCACTATCTGTCATGGAAGATGGAACAGGAAGATTAAAATCAAGAGAAACTAAACATATGCATTAAAATCAGTTGGGAACAGAACTCTGGGCCGATAAAAAGAACAAGGGTAACAGTAGaacaccattgaagaagccaCAGAAAGAATTCAAAAACTTTTGAAATAacaagtgaaaaaagaaaaagaaataaagcaaCTTACCACAATCAAATGAGAATCAAGTTCAGTTATTTAACAttactaagaaagaaaaaaagaataatttagTAAACTTTCAAATAAGAAAAAAGTATCTTACATGAAGGAGGATCAAGAAAATCAAATTTCAGGATGTCAATATCTGGAAGGTCCAATGACTTCAAGTAAAGAACACTACCAGCAAGAGAAGATCTCTGTATTTCGGGAACAGTAACATCCAAGAACTCATCATTGTAAACTTGGGAAGGATACAGACGGTAGCATTTTCCAGGACGGGTTCGTCCTGCTCGGCCTGCACGCTGATTTGCTTGCACTCTGCAATTTAAGATATTACTTTTAAAGCACATAAATTGCTTCCTGGACTGTAAAAGCATTGCATCACTGCATCCATGCTTCAAGTCAAAATGAAATGGTAATAATGATGCTTACTTGCTAATTTGAACAATATCAAGAGAATACATGCCGGTAGATGGATTATACTGCCTTTGCTTTACATACCCAGAGTCAATAACATACCTAAAATTCACAAGATATGTTCAGAAACCGTAAGGAGACAACTTATTGTGCTTGATCTAAACAAGAAAACTATTTCTATGTACAATCAAATCAAGAAATGCACACATTCAATTGTGATGGGCAttcatcataaataaaataaaaaataaacaaaaaattgcaTCTCATAAAATGCAAAGGAATTAGAAtatcattaatttattttctttgtataggaatttgcattacaaatttaaaaaagaaaaagacatgcATTTTAAAGAACAAGTTAAACTAACACCACATTACTGCATGTGATTTTCCACTgtgtcaaaagaaaaaaaatgcattgtCAGCTATACCATATATTGAGCACTCATTCTTGTTTTGGCGACAatattttcatcctcttcagGGTGCTGCCCTAGGTGATATTCACACTGCTTTTACAGAAATAGTTTAATCATGGCATTAATCAGCTTCTTATCACATTCAAGAAATGAATTATCGGGTTGTCATTTCAAACAAGTTTAGGCTTTTTCtgacaaatacaataataaataGCTACACTGAACACTGCAGAGAAATAAGAatcatttaaattattattacagTAAGTAATAACAGTTCCCTTGGTCTGCAATAAGCAACACATCCActgaagttttaattttaaaacaataaaCTTTGACAAAATATTAGTTCCCTTACACAACACCGTCAACAGTCAAAGAAGTTTCAGCAATGTTTGTTGCAACAATAATTCGCCTACAGCTTGGAGGTGGGGGACTAAATACACGCACCTGTAAGATTATACAAGATACGGATGAGCttaaaatgcatgaaaaatatatattatctGGATCTTTAGTTTTGATGAATACCTCAAACATAACTGTTGCATAGTCCCAAAACAAAGAGCAATCACATGcatctaatttttaatttcagGCTGAGTAATATTCTTTTGCATATGATTAGGAAACAAACATGATAAACAGCAACTTGAAAGCGGAAATACCTAGAGAATTCCCTCACTGCAGTTTGTTACTAACTTATTTCCAAAAGCCTAAGAACTATGTCCATTATACCTTCCAAGATATACTTTATATTGGTTCATATAGAAGTTATAGTATTTGCAACTTGCACTGAATAACTCAAGCCAGTGGTAAGCACAGTTCTCAATTAGGAAGATTGAATCAGAACAAAGTTTACTAGCCTGCAATTCAGGTGGCAAGGAACCATGTAGGGGGAGGATTATAGCATCCATGCAAGAACCTTCCTCCAAAGACCGAACTTTATCTTCTAACTTAGATACCAATTTCTCTATATCATCCTGTGAAATTATTTAGGCATGCTCAACCATTGCGTCATTTTAGAAAATAAAGGATTGAAATTACACTCTAGAGTATAAGGTAAATACCATATGATGAAAAGTTCACCTGTCCAGTCATGAATATCAAGACATCCCCTTCCGGTTCACGAACATGTATATCTGCAAAACCAATACAATTATTTTAACCATGATCATCTTCTTCCTCGAAGAAAAGACCAGTTTTCATGAGACGTTATCTCAATACATGATAAATAGACATGTTAATATGTTATGCATGAATCCATCAAAATGCAATCAGAAAATTTTAGTTATACACCCTTGCTAGAAAGATTATTAACAATTGATACAATTTAAACCAATATACATTGCAATGCAGCTGAGGTTAACATGTCATTTCATACCAATAGCCGTTTTCAGAGAAGACTCAAGATAGCTTGACGGACGCTCCTTGCTATAAAGTATCTCAACCGGGTACAGTTTTCCTGGGATGGTCAACACAGGACAGTCCCTAAAGAAATTTGAAACTTTATCACCATCAAGAGTGGCCGATGTGATCAAGACTTTGAGATTGGAAGTACGAATTTTAGCCAAGCGTTTCATCAGCCCCATCAATATATCCCTGAAACAAAATACCAATCAAGATTGCATAAACAAACTCCACTGATTCAAACAAATATACAATCCAAAGCTAACACCTCGGACTATACTACAAAGTCTGCAGATACAACTGAAATGCAACATGTCTTAACTCTTACGTGTTCAAGCTCCGTTCATGAGCTTCGTCCAATATGATGACAGAATACTCATTCAGCTCAGGATTCACCAGACTCTCGCGGAGCAGAACCCCGTCGGTAAGATATCTaaccaaaatcaaataaaatcaaatcaatcGCCACCATTCATCCAGTCAGAAACCAATTGAAATAAAAGCCAAACCAACTCAAACGGTGAACAAAGAATTATAGAATGCCATTACTTTATGCGCGTGCGGTGTGAAGTTCTATCCTCGAATCGAATGGCATATCCAACTTCCTCTCCAAGCTGAACGCCAAGCTCCTGCGCAACGCGCCTGCGATGAAGTAAGAGCCAAAACGACGGCGTATTTTAGCGAAAGCGAAGCTCAGAAATTTGTTTGGGATTttagtggagagagagagagagaggagttgGTTAATTACCTTGCGACGGTGACCGCAGCGACACGGCGGGGCTGAGTGATGGCGATT
Coding sequences:
- the LOC112792578 gene encoding probable pre-mRNA-splicing factor ATP-dependent RNA helicase DEAH4, which produces MDSMATLPIVQYEEKIIETVERNPVVVVIGETGSGKSTQLSQMLYRRGYADSARIAITQPRRVAAVTVARRVAQELGVQLGEEVGYAIRFEDRTSHRTRIKYLTDGVLLRESLVNPELNEYSVIILDEAHERSLNTDILMGLMKRLAKIRTSNLKVLITSATLDGDKVSNFFRDCPVLTIPGKLYPVEILYSKERPSSYLESSLKTAIDIHVREPEGDVLIFMTGQDDIEKLVSKLEDKVRSLEEGSCMDAIILPLHGSLPPELQVRVFSPPPPSCRRIIVATNIAETSLTVDGVVYVIDSGYVKQRQYNPSTGMYSLDIVQISKVQANQRAGRAGRTRPGKCYRLYPSQVYNDEFLDVTVPEIQRSSLAGSVLYLKSLDLPDIDILKFDFLDPPSSESLQDALKQLYLIDAIDENGAITSIGQKMAELPLEPSLSRTLMEANDYGCIPEALTVAAMLSAETTLLPGRSKTEKKRKHPEPNLPDGFGLGDHIQLLQIFECWDQTDYDIGWCKDNGLQVRGMLFVRDVRKQLSQIMQKIAKGPLDRRRGESRQDYRNLRKALCVGYANQLAERKMHHNGYRTLGFQGQVVQVHPSSVLKADDLGKFPDYVVYHELIATPRPYMRNVCSVEMRWVVPVINKLKTLDVYKLSGGTGPVEEENERNIPDLPKKNVEVTAGVDDSESRIQAARERFLARKGKK
- the LOC112792576 gene encoding lipoxygenase 6, chloroplastic, coding for MFVLNPPNFSNLSHHNNALCRPSPPFSAYRRIPLLPSRRRPVVKAEIGGGGAGQGQSQSQSQTVTSTYSSFLETSKDSNGSVVSSGRSDEGIEVKAVMTIRKKIKENLTDKLEDQWEYFINGVGQGIQIQLISDQIDPVTNSRKSVESYVKGWLPKPSKVSYIVEYSAELRVPSDFGSPGALLITNLHAKEFYLLNVVIHGFSGGPIFFPANTWIHSRNDNPKSRIIFNNQAYLPSQTPPGIKDLRLEDLLSIRGTGKGERKQHDRIYDYATYNDLGNPDKDEELARPVLGGPERPYPRRCRSGRPRTASDPLCESRIEKPHPVYVPRDETFEEIKQNTFSAGRLKALFHNLIPSIAATMSRSDISFNCFSDIDKLYTDGVVLRDEEQQRGGVQDLLLGKVMNQVISAGERLLKYEIPAVIKRDRFSWLRDNEFARQALAGVNPVNIELLKEFPIRSKLDPAVYGPPESAITKELLEQELGGMSFEKAMEEKRLFIIDYHDMLLPFMKKMNSLPGRKAYASRTILFYAKTGMLCPIAIELSLPQTPPSVQNKRVYTHGHDATTHWIWKLAKAHVCSNDAGVHQLVNHWLRTHACMEPYIIATHRQLSSMHPIYKLLHPHMRYTLEINALARQSLINGGGIIEASFSPGKYAMELSSSAYESMWRFDMESLPADLIRRGMAEEDPSMPFGLKLVLDDYPYASDGLLIWSAIKEWVESYVVHFYSDPNSVTSDVELQAWWTEIKFKGHYDKRNEPWWPKLDTKEDLSGILTIMIWVASGQHAALNFGQYPFGGYVPNRPTLMRRLIPQENDPEYKKFIENPQHAFLSSLPTQLQATKVMAVQDTLSTHSPDEEYLGQVNPLHSQWINDHQVLKMFNKFSARLVEIEEIINARNKEPKLKNRTGAGVPPYELLLPSSGPGVTGRGIPNSISI